In one Enterobacteriaceae endosymbiont of Donacia thalassina genomic region, the following are encoded:
- the uppP gene encoding undecaprenyl-diphosphatase UppP: MLLNYFSSIILSIIQGLTEFLPISSSAHIIIFSKIFNIIKNDNFQFFEIIIQLGSTLAIIIFFWKKIIKIIFNTMKYNFFLQKKINLLSIFISATPLIFIGLFFYKKIKIINDIHHTIYGLFIGGILLYFSEIFKPKKYIINNINSLSYINYFFIGCFQCLALLPGVSRLGSTLSISLLIGMKRTIATKFCFIISIPIIIGANLLELYKHHSIINIYNMKIFLIGFLISFIISLIIIKKFIYIINNISLKWFVLYRLFLIIILIFSS; this comes from the coding sequence ATGTTACTAAATTATTTTTCTTCTATAATATTAAGTATAATACAAGGTTTAACTGAATTTTTACCTATTTCTTCAAGTGCACATATTATTATTTTTTCTAAAATATTTAATATCATAAAAAATGATAATTTTCAATTTTTTGAAATAATTATTCAATTAGGATCTACATTAGCAATAATCATATTTTTTTGGAAAAAAATCATAAAAATTATATTTAATACAATGAAATATAATTTTTTTTTACAAAAAAAAATCAATTTATTATCTATATTCATATCTGCAACTCCATTAATATTTATTGGATTATTTTTTTACAAAAAAATTAAAATAATTAATGATATTCATCATACTATTTATGGATTATTTATTGGTGGAATATTATTATATTTTTCGGAAATATTTAAACCAAAAAAATATATTATTAATAATATTAATTCTTTATCATATATAAATTATTTTTTTATTGGTTGTTTCCAATGTTTAGCTTTATTACCAGGAGTTTCAAGATTAGGATCAACATTATCTATTAGTTTATTGATAGGAATGAAACGTACTATTGCAACTAAATTTTGTTTTATTATATCTATACCAATTATTATTGGAGCTAATTTATTAGAATTATATAAACATCATTCAATAATAAATATTTATAACATGAAAATATTTCTTATTGGTTTTTTAATTTCATTTATTATTAGTTTAATAATTATTAAAAAATTTATTTATATTATAAATAATATTTCTTTAAAATGGTTTGTTTTATATCGTTTATTTTTAATAATAATACTAATTTTTTCTAGTTAA
- a CDS encoding multifunctional CCA addition/repair protein: protein MKIYLVGGAIRDNLLNIKVTDKDWVVVGSNINSMLKLGFNLVGKDFPVFLHPKTHEEYSLARTEYKSGHGYKGFKYCASSTISLKEDLLRRDLTINAIAQDKLGNFYDPYNGIKDIKNRLLKHVSSSFKDDPLRVLRVARFAAKLKYLNFRIHENTLELMKIMSDSGELSYLKPERIWKETYNALQSTNPQVFFQVLKKCNALSIIFPEINKLYGIPAPSKWHPEIDTGIHTMLTLKIISKLTKNVPTRFAALCHDIGKGLTPQKLWPRHPGHGNAGIPLIKGLCNKLKIPNNIKHLSIIAASIHDIIHDIYNQKPKDILNIYNIIDAWRKPERVKQIALISEADARGRLTLEYIKYKQGKYFINMYKYISKLNIKSIINNSNLKGDFISKKIQDERLKLIKYFLKLKN, encoded by the coding sequence TTGAAAATTTATTTAGTTGGTGGGGCTATAAGAGATAATCTCTTAAATATAAAGGTAACTGATAAAGATTGGGTTGTTGTAGGATCAAATATAAATTCAATGTTAAAACTAGGTTTTAATTTAGTTGGAAAAGATTTTCCTGTTTTTTTACATCCAAAAACTCATGAAGAATATTCATTAGCTAGAACAGAATATAAATCTGGTCATGGATATAAAGGTTTTAAATATTGCGCATCTTCTACAATCTCTCTTAAAGAGGATTTATTACGTAGAGATCTCACTATTAATGCTATTGCACAAGATAAATTAGGTAATTTTTATGATCCATATAATGGTATAAAAGATATTAAAAATCGTTTATTAAAACATGTTTCATCATCATTTAAAGATGATCCTTTAAGAGTTTTACGTGTAGCTAGATTTGCTGCAAAATTAAAATATTTAAATTTTCGTATACATGAAAATACATTAGAATTAATGAAAATTATGAGTGATTCTGGAGAATTATCTTATTTAAAACCAGAAAGAATTTGGAAAGAAACATATAATGCTCTTCAATCAACAAATCCTCAAGTATTTTTTCAAGTTTTAAAAAAATGTAATGCTTTATCTATTATTTTTCCGGAAATAAATAAATTATATGGTATACCAGCTCCATCTAAATGGCATCCAGAAATAGATACAGGTATACATACTATGCTTACATTAAAAATAATATCTAAATTAACAAAAAATGTACCAACAAGATTTGCAGCATTATGTCATGATATAGGTAAAGGATTAACTCCACAAAAATTATGGCCAAGGCACCCAGGACATGGAAATGCAGGTATACCTTTAATAAAAGGTTTATGTAATAAATTAAAAATTCCAAATAATATTAAACACTTATCTATAATAGCTGCTAGTATACATGATATTATTCATGATATATATAATCAAAAACCAAAAGATATATTAAATATATATAATATTATTGATGCTTGGAGAAAACCAGAGAGAGTAAAACAAATAGCTTTAATTAGTGAAGCTGATGCAAGAGGTAGATTAACATTAGAATATATAAAATATAAACAAGGAAAATATTTTATTAATATGTATAAATATATTTCTAAATTAAATATAAAAAGTATTATTAATAATAGTAATTTAAAGGGAGATTTTATATCTAAAAAAATTCAAGATGAAAGATTAAAATTAATAAAATATTTTTTAAAATTAAAAAACTAA
- the ribB gene encoding 3,4-dihydroxy-2-butanone-4-phosphate synthase: protein MNILDTEFGTYEKRIKNAIFSLQKGYGILILDDKKRENESDIVFSAEKISISDIAFSIRYGSGIVCLCITEYLRKKLKLPMMVKKNTSIYKTGFTVTIEAAQGISTGVSAQDRFTTIKTAIANNAIPEDLNKPGHIFPLRAVNGGIFKREGHTEATIDLLKIAKMKPTGVLCELTNKDGSMAKILDTISFAKKNKMVLVTINDIKKYIIRNNINI, encoded by the coding sequence ATGAATATACTTGATACAGAATTTGGAACTTATGAAAAACGTATAAAAAATGCTATTTTTTCTTTACAAAAAGGATATGGAATTTTAATTTTAGATGATAAAAAAAGAGAAAATGAAAGTGATATAGTATTTTCAGCGGAAAAAATTTCTATATCTGATATAGCTTTTTCTATTAGATATGGTAGTGGTATTGTTTGTTTATGTATTACAGAATATTTACGTAAAAAATTAAAATTACCTATGATGGTAAAAAAAAATACCAGTATTTATAAAACAGGTTTTACAGTTACAATTGAAGCAGCTCAAGGTATATCAACTGGAGTATCAGCACAAGATAGATTTACAACTATTAAAACAGCTATTGCAAATAATGCTATACCTGAAGATTTAAATAAACCAGGACATATTTTTCCATTAAGAGCTGTAAATGGAGGAATTTTTAAAAGAGAGGGTCATACTGAAGCAACAATAGACTTATTAAAAATTGCAAAAATGAAACCTACTGGCGTATTATGTGAATTAACTAATAAGGACGGATCAATGGCAAAAATATTAGATACAATATCTTTTGCGAAAAAAAATAAAATGGTATTAGTTACTATTAATGATATTAAAAAATATATTATAAGAAATAATATCAATATTTAA
- the rho gene encoding transcription termination factor Rho gives MNLTELKNKSISELIDLGENIYLENLARMRKQDIIFTILKQHSKSGEDIFGDGVLEILQDGFGFLRSSDSSYLAGPDDIYVSPSQIRRFNLRTGDTISGKIRPPKEGERYFALLKVNQVNFDKPENARNKILFENLTPLHANSRLSMERGNGSTEDLTARVLDLASPIGRGQRGLIVAPPKAGKTMLLQNIAQSIAYNHPDCVLIVLLIDERPEEVTEMQRLVKGEVIASTFDEPPSRHVQVSEMVIEKAKRLVEHKKDVIILLDSMTRLARAYNTIAPASGKVLTGGVDANALHRPKRFFGAARNVEEGGSLTIIATALIETGSKMDDVIYEEFKGTGNMELHLSRKIAEKRVFPAIDYNRSGTRKEELLSSQEELQRMWILRKIIHPMNEIDAMEFLINKLSMTKTNNDFFDMMKRS, from the coding sequence ATGAATCTTACCGAATTAAAAAATAAATCCATATCTGAATTAATAGATTTAGGTGAAAATATTTATCTAGAAAATTTAGCTAGAATGCGTAAACAAGATATTATTTTTACTATATTAAAACAACATTCCAAAAGTGGCGAAGATATTTTTGGTGATGGAGTATTAGAAATATTACAAGATGGATTTGGATTTTTACGTTCTTCTGATAGTTCTTATTTAGCAGGACCTGATGATATTTACGTTTCTCCAAGCCAAATTAGACGTTTTAATTTACGTACAGGGGATACTATTTCTGGAAAAATACGTCCCCCTAAAGAAGGAGAAAGATATTTTGCATTATTAAAAGTAAATCAAGTAAATTTTGATAAACCAGAAAATGCTAGAAATAAAATTCTTTTTGAAAATTTGACACCATTACATGCAAATTCTAGATTAAGTATGGAAAGAGGTAATGGTTCTACAGAAGATTTAACAGCTCGTGTTCTAGATTTAGCATCACCAATAGGGAGAGGACAAAGAGGTTTAATAGTAGCTCCTCCTAAAGCAGGAAAAACTATGTTATTACAAAATATAGCCCAAAGTATAGCATATAATCATCCTGATTGCGTTTTAATAGTTTTACTTATTGATGAACGTCCAGAAGAAGTTACTGAAATGCAAAGATTAGTCAAAGGTGAAGTAATAGCTTCAACTTTTGATGAACCTCCATCAAGACATGTTCAAGTATCTGAAATGGTTATTGAAAAAGCTAAACGATTAGTAGAACACAAAAAAGATGTAATTATTTTATTAGATTCTATGACACGTTTAGCTAGAGCATATAATACGATTGCCCCTGCATCTGGAAAAGTTTTAACTGGAGGTGTTGATGCTAATGCATTACATCGTCCTAAACGTTTTTTTGGAGCAGCAAGAAATGTTGAAGAAGGAGGTAGTTTAACAATTATAGCAACAGCATTAATTGAAACAGGATCAAAAATGGATGATGTTATTTATGAAGAATTTAAAGGTACTGGTAATATGGAATTACATTTATCACGTAAAATAGCAGAAAAAAGAGTATTTCCTGCTATAGATTATAATAGATCTGGAACAAGAAAAGAAGAATTATTAAGTTCTCAAGAAGAACTTCAAAGAATGTGGATTTTAAGAAAAATAATACATCCTATGAATGAAATAGATGCAATGGAATTTTTAATAAATAAATTATCAATGACAAAAACTAATAATGATTTTTTTGATATGATGAAAAGATCTTAA
- the trxA gene encoding thioredoxin, with protein MQHKINVLINLNDKNFQYEIKKNNLVLVDFWAEWCNPCKIFSKILEEVSHKYENIIFTKLNIEKYKNIAEKYNIRSIPTILLFKNGNIIDKIIGSINKIQLENFLNKNLK; from the coding sequence ATGCAACATAAAATTAATGTTTTAATAAATTTAAATGATAAAAATTTTCAATATGAAATAAAAAAAAATAATTTAGTTTTAGTTGATTTTTGGGCGGAATGGTGTAACCCATGTAAAATATTTTCAAAAATTTTAGAAGAAGTATCTCATAAATATGAAAATATAATTTTTACTAAATTAAATATTGAAAAATATAAAAATATTGCAGAAAAATATAATATTCGTAGTATACCAACAATTTTATTATTTAAAAATGGTAATATTATAGATAAAATAATTGGATCTATAAATAAAATACAATTAGAAAATTTTTTAAATAAAAATTTAAAATAG
- the dksA gene encoding RNA polymerase-binding protein DksA, with translation MKKNNNFLSSLNILSLAGVSPYKLKPNEKYMNKKQLLHFKKILESWKNKINNKIINTVSYIKDETSNFPDPIDRASQEEEFSLELRNRDRERKLIKKIEITLKKFDTKNFGYCDCCEIEIGLKRLEAHPTANLCIDCKTLAEIRAKQIAE, from the coding sequence ATGAAAAAAAATAATAATTTTTTATCATCTTTAAATATTTTATCTCTTGCTGGAGTATCTCCATATAAATTAAAACCTAATGAAAAATATATGAATAAAAAACAATTATTACATTTTAAAAAAATTTTAGAATCATGGAAAAATAAAATAAATAATAAAATTATTAATACAGTATCTTATATAAAGGATGAAACATCTAATTTTCCAGATCCTATAGATAGAGCTTCACAAGAAGAAGAGTTTAGTTTAGAACTACGTAATAGAGATAGAGAAAGAAAATTAATAAAAAAAATAGAAATAACATTAAAAAAATTTGATACTAAAAATTTTGGTTATTGTGATTGTTGTGAAATTGAAATTGGATTAAAAAGATTAGAAGCACATCCAACTGCAAATTTATGTATTGATTGTAAAACATTAGCAGAAATACGTGCTAAACAAATAGCTGAGTAA
- a CDS encoding ABC transporter permease produces MNINSYFIALFTISKKEIDRFMRIWIQTIVPPIMNILLYFIIFGNLHINKISGFSYIQYIIPGLIIMSIINNSYSNVASSFFGSKFQHYIEELLIAPVPINIIILGYISGGVIRSIIICTILIFISKFFIPLHVHSWIFFCTIIILTSILFSIVGLLNAIFAKNFDDINFIPTFILTPLTYLGGIFYSSSILPIFWQKLLKINPIYYIISGFRYSFLGIHTVSLSLTIKILFFFIIILYLFTFILIKKGIGLRD; encoded by the coding sequence ATGAACATAAATTCATATTTCATTGCATTATTTACTATTTCCAAAAAAGAAATAGATCGTTTTATGCGTATTTGGATTCAAACTATAGTCCCCCCCATTATGAATATATTATTATATTTTATAATATTTGGTAATTTACATATTAATAAAATATCAGGATTTAGCTATATACAATATATTATACCTGGATTAATTATAATGAGTATTATAAACAATTCGTATTCTAATGTAGCATCATCTTTTTTTGGATCTAAATTTCAACATTATATAGAAGAATTATTAATAGCTCCTGTCCCAATAAATATTATAATATTAGGTTATATTAGTGGGGGGGTAATACGTAGTATAATTATTTGTACAATTTTAATTTTTATTTCTAAATTTTTTATTCCTTTACATGTACATTCGTGGATATTTTTTTGTACTATTATAATTTTAACATCTATTTTATTTTCTATAGTAGGTTTATTAAATGCAATTTTTGCTAAAAATTTTGATGATATTAATTTTATTCCTACATTTATATTAACACCTTTAACATATTTAGGTGGAATATTTTATTCAAGTTCAATTTTACCCATATTTTGGCAAAAATTATTAAAAATAAATCCTATATATTATATTATATCAGGATTTCGTTATAGTTTTTTAGGCATTCATACAGTATCATTATCTTTAACTATAAAGATTTTGTTTTTTTTTATTATTATTTTATATTTATTTACTTTTATTTTAATTAAAAAAGGTATAGGATTACGTGATTAA
- a CDS encoding ABC transporter ATP-binding protein, with protein sequence MSYALEIKNLSKIYANKNQVLKNFNLKIKKGDFYALLGSNGAGKTTIIRIITSLINKSSGKIKIFGLNIEKHEFQAKKKIGFVPQEFNFNPFETVLQILINQAGYYGLRKKKIIKKIEKYLKILKLWKERNQKAKNLSGGMKRCLMIIRALIHEPELLILDEPTAGIDLKLRYYIWSFFKKLNIKKKITIILTTHYLEEAEFLCHHIGIINNGILIENCAINKLLNKLKFEIFILNYKKLNNITPKIYGYKYKIINNFQLEIIVMKNQNLNNIFKQLTQQNIKIISIKNKYNRLEKIFMDFIKN encoded by the coding sequence ATGTCTTATGCATTAGAAATAAAAAATTTATCTAAAATTTATGCTAATAAAAATCAAGTTTTAAAAAATTTTAATCTAAAAATTAAAAAAGGAGATTTTTATGCATTATTAGGCTCTAATGGAGCAGGTAAAACAACAATTATAAGAATAATTACTTCTTTAATTAATAAATCTTCAGGAAAAATAAAAATTTTTGGATTAAATATTGAAAAACATGAATTTCAAGCTAAAAAAAAAATAGGATTTGTACCTCAGGAATTTAATTTCAATCCATTTGAAACAGTATTACAAATATTAATTAATCAAGCAGGATATTATGGTTTAAGAAAAAAAAAAATAATAAAAAAAATAGAAAAATATTTAAAAATATTAAAATTATGGAAAGAAAGAAATCAAAAAGCTAAAAATTTATCAGGTGGAATGAAAAGATGTTTAATGATAATTAGAGCATTAATCCATGAACCTGAATTATTAATTTTAGATGAACCTACTGCTGGTATTGATCTTAAATTACGTTATTACATATGGTCTTTTTTTAAAAAATTAAATATTAAAAAAAAAATTACAATTATTTTAACAACTCATTATTTAGAAGAAGCAGAATTTTTATGTCATCATATTGGAATTATAAATAATGGTATATTAATAGAAAATTGTGCAATAAATAAATTATTAAATAAATTAAAATTTGAAATTTTTATATTAAATTATAAAAAATTAAATAATATTACTCCTAAAATATATGGATATAAATATAAAATTATTAATAATTTTCAATTAGAAATTATAGTAATGAAAAATCAAAATTTAAATAATATTTTTAAACAATTAACTCAACAAAATATCAAAATTATTAGTATAAAAAATAAATATAACAGATTAGAAAAAATATTTATGGATTTTATTAAAAATTAA
- a CDS encoding Fe-Mn family superoxide dismutase, with the protein MTYQLPNLLYKYSDLEPFFDTKTMEIHHQKHHQNYVNNTNLILKKNNIKNIKIKTLISNLDKILISSAQKIFLRNNAGGHANHSFFWKILKKNTQPNDIILNILKNEFGSLENFKKEFENIALNFFGSGWIWLVKIENKLKIITTINQDNPLMNSKNHKLLKFPIIALDLWEHSYYLKYQNQKNLYIKAFWNILNWDKITQLLLNT; encoded by the coding sequence ATGACTTATCAATTACCAAATTTATTATATAAATATTCTGATTTAGAACCATTTTTTGATACAAAAACAATGGAAATACATCATCAAAAACATCATCAAAATTATGTTAATAATACAAATTTAATACTTAAAAAAAATAATATAAAAAATATTAAAATTAAAACATTAATATCTAATTTAGATAAAATATTAATTTCTTCTGCACAAAAAATTTTTTTACGTAATAATGCAGGAGGACATGCAAATCATAGTTTTTTTTGGAAAATTTTAAAAAAAAATACTCAACCTAATGATATTATTTTAAATATATTAAAAAATGAATTTGGTAGTTTAGAAAATTTTAAAAAAGAATTTGAAAATATAGCCTTAAATTTTTTTGGATCTGGCTGGATTTGGTTAGTTAAAATAGAAAATAAATTAAAAATAATTACTACAATAAATCAAGATAATCCATTAATGAATTCTAAAAATCATAAATTATTAAAATTTCCTATAATAGCATTAGATTTATGGGAACATTCATATTATTTAAAATATCAAAATCAAAAAAATTTATATATTAAAGCTTTTTGGAATATTTTAAATTGGGATAAAATAACTCAATTATTATTAAATACATAA
- the aroE gene encoding shikimate dehydrogenase, which yields MKTFAVLGNPIKHSKSPIIHKLFSEQTKISQKYIKIYVPINNFYKKFFHFIKNGGIGANITIPFKKKAYKLCDFLTRRAQYSGVVNTIKILESKKILGDNTDGIGLLKDLQNLKFINNTSNILLLGAGGAAQGIIYPLIKFGCNVTIVNRTYQNAKNIINHFNNIKNLNCLKLEDLFIINNKIKYNLIINATSSSIQGNIPNIPSTIINPDIFCYDLFYNFNKTPFLKWCIIHGAKKISDGIGMLIEQAAYSFYLWHGIIPNTKIIIKKYKKYNLY from the coding sequence ATGAAAACATTTGCAGTATTAGGTAATCCTATAAAACACAGTAAATCTCCAATTATACATAAATTATTTTCTGAACAGACAAAAATATCACAAAAATATATAAAAATTTATGTTCCAATAAATAATTTTTATAAAAAATTTTTCCATTTTATAAAAAATGGAGGTATAGGAGCGAATATTACTATTCCATTTAAAAAAAAAGCATATAAATTATGTGATTTTTTAACAAGAAGAGCTCAATATTCTGGAGTAGTAAATACAATAAAAATTCTTGAGTCTAAAAAAATTTTAGGAGATAATACTGATGGTATTGGTTTATTAAAAGATTTACAAAATTTAAAATTTATAAATAATACAAGTAATATTCTTTTGTTAGGTGCTGGAGGAGCTGCACAAGGTATTATATATCCATTAATTAAATTTGGTTGTAATGTTACGATTGTTAATCGTACTTATCAAAATGCAAAAAATATTATTAACCATTTTAATAATATTAAAAATCTTAATTGTCTTAAATTAGAAGATTTGTTTATTATTAATAATAAAATTAAATATAATTTAATTATTAATGCTACATCTAGTAGTATTCAAGGAAATATTCCTAATATTCCTTCTACAATTATTAATCCTGATATTTTTTGTTATGATCTTTTTTATAATTTTAATAAAACACCATTTTTAAAATGGTGTATTATTCATGGTGCTAAAAAAATATCAGATGGTATTGGAATGTTAATTGAACAAGCAGCATATTCTTTTTATTTATGGCATGGTATTATACCAAATACTAAAATAATAATTAAAAAATATAAAAAATATAATTTATATTAA
- a CDS encoding Sua5/YciO/YrdC/YwlC family protein produces the protein MDIKIFINALKMGKIIAYPTESVFSLGCDPDNKKAVNKLLKIKKRSIKKGLILIASKYSQLSKYINEKKILKNQKKKILSTWPGMITWVMPISINTPYWLTGNFNSIAVRVTNHYLTSKLCNYFGKPIVSTSANISGMKPCLTYDEVLYHFYNTKKHILILNGKTGGYLKPSEIRDSFSNLVIRKG, from the coding sequence ATGGATATAAAAATTTTCATTAACGCATTAAAAATGGGAAAAATTATAGCTTATCCAACTGAATCTGTTTTTAGTTTAGGATGTGATCCAGATAATAAAAAAGCAGTTAATAAATTATTAAAAATAAAAAAACGTAGTATAAAAAAAGGATTAATTTTAATTGCTTCTAAATATAGTCAATTATCAAAATATATAAATGAAAAAAAAATTCTTAAAAATCAAAAAAAAAAAATTTTATCTACTTGGCCAGGTATGATTACATGGGTTATGCCTATTTCAATAAATACTCCTTATTGGTTAACTGGAAATTTCAATTCTATAGCTGTTCGTGTAACTAATCATTATTTAACAAGTAAATTATGTAATTATTTTGGTAAACCTATTGTTTCTACTAGTGCAAATATTTCTGGTATGAAACCATGTTTAACATATGATGAAGTATTATATCATTTTTATAATACTAAAAAACATATTTTAATTTTAAATGGGAAAACAGGAGGATATTTAAAACCATCTGAAATTAGAGATAGTTTTTCAAATTTAGTTATTCGTAAAGGATAA
- the def gene encoding peptide deformylase translates to MSILKLLYFPNKKLRNIAKPIQHIDNNIKILGQNMLETMYYYKGIGLAATQIGINKRIIVIDITEKKNNPIILINPKIIKIDKLKINSKEGCLSIPIKQKYFILRYNKIKIKAKNLKNDIIELEINNLLSFCIQHEIDHLNGILFIDYLSNLKYQRIYDKINKINHKIFFLKKQNYIK, encoded by the coding sequence ATGTCTATACTTAAATTATTATATTTTCCCAACAAAAAATTAAGAAATATAGCTAAACCAATTCAACATATTGATAATAATATTAAAATATTAGGACAAAATATGCTTGAAACTATGTATTATTATAAAGGCATTGGTTTAGCAGCAACACAAATAGGAATAAATAAAAGAATTATAGTTATTGATATAACTGAAAAAAAAAATAATCCTATTATTCTTATTAATCCTAAAATAATTAAAATTGATAAATTAAAAATTAATAGTAAAGAGGGTTGTCTTTCTATACCTATTAAACAAAAATATTTTATTTTAAGATATAATAAAATAAAAATTAAGGCTAAAAATTTGAAAAATGATATTATTGAATTAGAAATAAATAATCTATTATCTTTTTGTATACAACATGAAATTGATCATTTAAATGGGATATTATTTATTGATTATTTATCAAATTTAAAATATCAAAGAATTTATGATAAAATAAATAAAATTAATCATAAAATTTTTTTTTTAAAAAAACAAAATTATATAAAATGA